In Deltaproteobacteria bacterium, the genomic window CTCTATCCAGGAATGGCGTCCCTGGGCCATCTTGAGAGTAAGCACCGAGCGGCCCATGTCGATGTCGTAAGGCTCGGAAAGGGTGACGCCGTTGACTATGCGCGCGGGAATGCCCACTGCCCGCATGAGGGCTGCGGCAAGGTGGGAGTAATTCTGGCAGTTGCCCTTGCCGGAGCCGAAGGAATAGGTGGCCTCGTAACTCTGGGGGGTGAGCACGTAGCTCATGTGATCCACCACCCAGGTGAGTATTTTCTGGGTCGCGTCGAACTGGGTGGTGGAGCTTCTCGTAAGCTCCCTGGCCTTGGCCGCAATGCCCTGGTGCTTCACGTCCACCTGGGCCGTGGAGGAGAGGTAGGGCTTCATTGACGGCGGCGTGTTCGCAAGGGGAAACGGGGCCGTGGACCGGAGCGGGGAGAGCTTGACGGAATTTTTCGCGGTGAGGGTGAGGGTGGTCTGGATTGGCCCCGCCGGTGAATCGAAAAAGGCCTCCTCCACCACGTTCCCGCGCTCGTCCGTGCTTTTTTCGCGGCGGGTGGGCTTTGGGGAAAATTCCAGCGACATGTCCGTGATCCGCTGGACGTAGGTGGGCGACTCGAAGGTATTGGGCGTGACGAAGCTGACCACGAGCCTTTTGGTGGCGGCCTTGGGGACCACCTGCTGAATCAGCTGGTACTCGATGACCGATTCCTGGCCGCCGTTTAACAGGTAGTTTTCCGCGTGAACGGGCGCGAGGGCGGCAAGCCAGAAAAAAAGCACCGCAAGGGACTTTTTCACATCCACCTCCCACGGTATCGATTTTTGAAGAAAAATGGCAGGTTGACCACAAGGCCCCGCCTGACGCAGCATCTCGCGCCCTCAGTCCCTCTGGCGCACACTCAGAAAATCCTTCATCTTCTCGATGAGCTTGGCAAGATCGAAGGGCTTGGGCAGGAAACCGTCAAAACCCGAAGCAAGCAACCGCTCCTCGTCTTCATCGCTGGAAAAGCCGGTCAGGGCCACCACTGGGATGGCCCAGGTCTCCCGGTCATTTTTCAATATCCTGGTGGCGGTGACGCCGTCCATAACCGGAAGCCCAACGTCCATGAGAACGAGGTCGGGCTTGATTTCCTTCACGCGGTCCACGGCCTCCTGGCCATCGTTCGCGGTAACGACTTCGCAATAAAACACCTTTTCCAGAAGATCGTGCAAAAGGTGCCGGTTTATTTCGGAATCTTCCACAACAAGCACGGATTTCAACATCCTTTTACCCCACTGCAATATTCGAACTCATCTCAAAAACATAATTCGCTCAATCCCATGGCGAAAATATTTTCAAGACGGGTTCTACCCGGACCGGAAATAAACGCCTGCGCGAGCCCGCCTTTCGATTCAGTCCCGGCTGAAACGAAAAAACGGCCACGCCAGGCCCGGCAGCTCCGCTGCCTCAAACCTCAGCCAGCCCCCAGAGGCAGCGCCACTATGAACCTGCTGCCTTTGCCCACCCCTTCGCTTTCCACCCACAACCGGCCCTGGTGGAGCAACACAAAACGCCTTGCCAGGGCCAGCCCCAGTCCGGCTCCGGGGGTCTTTCCAGACAAGCCCCGGCGAACCTGGTAAAAATCCTCGAAAATCCTTTCCTGATCCTGTTTGGCCACTCCCTGCCCGGTGTCCTCCACGAAAATTTCCAGTCGGCAGGAGGAAAGTCCGGCCTTTGGATCCCTGCCTTCGGAAGGCGAATGGCGGTCGCCGTCCTCCGCGAGCCTTGCGCCCAAGGTCACTCGCCCGCCGTCCGGGGTGAATTTCACCGCGTTTTGCAAAAGGTTCAGAATCGCGGTTTTCAGTTTTTTCTCATCCGCAAAAATATCCAGGCATTTTACGGAATCGTCGATGCTGGTTTCCAGGCTGATGCCGTGTTTGAAGGCCTTTTCACGGATCATGAGGAACATGGATGAAAGAAGCCCGCCAACACTTACCGGGGACGCATCGAGGGTGTCGATGCCCATGTCCGCGCGGGAAAGGTCCAGAATCTCGTCGATAAGGGCCAGAAGGCGCTTGCCGCTTTCCAGGATGTCGTTTACGTGTTCCTTCTGCTTGGCGTTCAAGGGCCCGAAATACTCGCCCAGAAGCACCTGGGAAAAGCCGATGATGGGATTTAGCGGCGTGCGAAGCTCATGGTTCATGCTTACCAGAAAATCCGTCTTGGCGTCCCTTGCCTGGGCCAGGGAAAGCTCGGTGAGTGACAGCTTTTCCTCGCACCTTTTTAGGGAGTTGCGCAGGTCCTCGTTCCAGGAGGCCGTGGCCTTCCGTGTAAGGGCGCGATCCAGGACGGTTCCCAGAAAAAAACACATCCTGGAAAGGGATTCCATCACGTCCGGGGAGACTGCGGCCCCCGGCTCCAGCAGGGAATGCCATACGCCCACCAGCTTTCCGCCACGGGCCATGATGGGGACGCTGAGGTCGCCGTGATCCTTCGACGTTTTCGGCGTGATCTTGTGGAGCCTGTCATCCGTGACGTTTGCGACAAACACGGCCTTTTGATCGAAGGCCGCCCGACCGCAGACGCATTCCCCCGGCCTTACGCTTCCCCGGCAGGCCATTAGCGTGGCCGGGCCACCCCTGTGGGCGGTAAGGGTTAGGATGCGGTTTTCAGGATCGTAAAGAAAGATGGACGAGGTGTTTTCGGAATAGGGAAGGTCCAGGCGGAGGAAGAAATCCAGGGCGAAATCCAGGATATCTTCCGGCTCGGAAACGGAAAGAAGCCCGGAAAGGAACAGGCTGGTTATCTCGCTCTGGTGGATGAAGCCTTCCTGGTTTTTCAAGCCTTGTCTTCCTCAAGCAACTATTTATCAGCCCGGTAAAAAAGCCGACGCTTGCAGCCTGGATATCAATTTGAACTTGGGCAATGAAGCGCGAAGGTTCGCGAGCGGCGCGGGGAGAAATAATACTTTTCGTATATGATGACCCGCTCCGCGACGTGTGACACAGCGATTCGCGTTTTTAGACAGGCTGAAAATCAGTCGTCATCCATCAGTCCCACCATCTCCACCAGCCTGCTTTTGCTGGCGTCGGGAAACTGGTTCATGATTTCCAGGATTTCATCGATGCCCGAAAAAAAGGCGTCCACCACCGCCGGGTCAAAGCGGATTCCCCTGCCCTCCGAGATGATGGAGCAGGACTCGTCCACCGAGATGGGCTCCTTGTACGGCCTTCGGGAAGTGAGAGCGTCGAACACGTCCGCCACGGAGGTGATGCGGCCCACCAGGGGTATGGCGTTTCCGGCAAGGCCCTTGGGGTAGCCGTTGCCGTCCCATCTTTCGTGGTGGGTCATGGCTATGACCTCGGCGAGCCTTATGAAGCCCACGTCCGAGCCCTGGAGAATCTGGCCGCCTATTATGGTGTGGCGCTTCATGATCTTCCACTCGTCGGGCTTCAGCTTGCGGGGCTTCAAAAGTATCCGGTCGGGGATGCCGATCTTTCCGATGTCGTGCATGGGCGCGGCGTAAAGGATGGAATCGAGGACCTTCTGTCCGAGGCCCATGCGCTTGCCCACTGCCACGCAATAGCGGCTCATGCGCTGGATGTGGTCGCCCGTGTGCTCGTCCTTGTATTCAGCCGCCTTGGACAGGCGATGGATGGTATCTAAGGAGGCGTTCTGAACCTTCAGGTAAGCCAGGTGAAGCTGGGCCGTGCGAACCGCGATGTCGGCTTCGAGCTTCTTCTGGTAGTTCATCATGTGATCGTTGTAAGCCTTGATTTTTAAGGACGAGGCCACCCGAGCCCGAAGCTCCATGGCGTCCACGGGCTTGGTGAGAAAGTCGTCCGCGCCAGCTTCCAGGCCCTTCACCCGGTCCTCCACGTCTTTCAGGGAGGTGACCATGACGATGGGGATGATGCGCTGCAAAGGGTCTGCCTTGAGCCTTCGGGCCACCTCGAAGCCGTTCATTCCGGGCATCATGATGTCCAGAAGAATGACGTCGGGAGGGTTGTTCCTGATTTCCTCAAGGGCCTCCTCACCGTTTCGGGCCATTACCACGTCGTAACCCAAGGGCAGGAGCATGGCCTCCATGAGCCTGAGATTCCGGTCCTCATCGTCAACGGCGAGAATTTGGGGCTTTCCGTCCATCAAGGGCCTACCCCTTCCGCCCGAAGGCTTCGGTGTGG contains:
- a CDS encoding response regulator; translated protein: MDGKPQILAVDDEDRNLRLMEAMLLPLGYDVVMARNGEEALEEIRNNPPDVILLDIMMPGMNGFEVARRLKADPLQRIIPIVMVTSLKDVEDRVKGLEAGADDFLTKPVDAMELRARVASSLKIKAYNDHMMNYQKKLEADIAVRTAQLHLAYLKVQNASLDTIHRLSKAAEYKDEHTGDHIQRMSRYCVAVGKRMGLGQKVLDSILYAAPMHDIGKIGIPDRILLKPRKLKPDEWKIMKRHTIIGGQILQGSDVGFIRLAEVIAMTHHERWDGNGYPKGLAGNAIPLVGRITSVADVFDALTSRRPYKEPISVDESCSIISEGRGIRFDPAVVDAFFSGIDEILEIMNQFPDASKSRLVEMVGLMDDD
- a CDS encoding response regulator, which produces MLKSVLVVEDSEINRHLLHDLLEKVFYCEVVTANDGQEAVDRVKEIKPDLVLMDVGLPVMDGVTATRILKNDRETWAIPVVALTGFSSDEDEERLLASGFDGFLPKPFDLAKLIEKMKDFLSVRQRD
- a CDS encoding GAF domain-containing sensor histidine kinase yields the protein MKNQEGFIHQSEITSLFLSGLLSVSEPEDILDFALDFFLRLDLPYSENTSSIFLYDPENRILTLTAHRGGPATLMACRGSVRPGECVCGRAAFDQKAVFVANVTDDRLHKITPKTSKDHGDLSVPIMARGGKLVGVWHSLLEPGAAVSPDVMESLSRMCFFLGTVLDRALTRKATASWNEDLRNSLKRCEEKLSLTELSLAQARDAKTDFLVSMNHELRTPLNPIIGFSQVLLGEYFGPLNAKQKEHVNDILESGKRLLALIDEILDLSRADMGIDTLDASPVSVGGLLSSMFLMIREKAFKHGISLETSIDDSVKCLDIFADEKKLKTAILNLLQNAVKFTPDGGRVTLGARLAEDGDRHSPSEGRDPKAGLSSCRLEIFVEDTGQGVAKQDQERIFEDFYQVRRGLSGKTPGAGLGLALARRFVLLHQGRLWVESEGVGKGSRFIVALPLGAG